A stretch of the Argentina anserina chromosome 6, drPotAnse1.1, whole genome shotgun sequence genome encodes the following:
- the LOC126800704 gene encoding uncharacterized protein LOC126800704 gives MKNASRSKFLLCFRPVVDMEMVVESKGVVVDRPTRRARTKPIENTKVERTKVVEVREEEEEVEVKAPLTKTMSLDRQCSMISSQCSKVPRSRHNRTFSRVIKAVVFETILAKKVRDGRAFRQDSFGSKRRGSSLSLESDELMTTPSETNARQVRVSSSSNPDSAKQSPKNQEDSVRKLKKNEKGSCELHSGIYLLLISLGITVFWGRVLAILFTSIWLYFISWRCATSNLRQSENMRKWSEAELRDQKRRVIMEGLIERNHHLHSSQRAH, from the exons ATGAAAAACGCTTCTAGAAGCAAGTTTCTGCTTTGCTTCCGACCAGTGGTCGATATGGAAATGGTGGTCGAGTCCAAAGGCGTCGTCGTTGATCGCCCTACGCGCAGAGCTAGAACTAAGCCGATCGAAAACACCAAGGTTGAGAGGACCAAGGTGGTGGAGGtgagggaggaagaggaggaggttgAAGTCAAGGCCCCGTTGACTAAAACCATGTCTTTGGACAGACAGTGCTCCATGATCAGTTCTCAGTGCTCCAAAGTGCCTCGGTCTCGTCACAATCGGACGTTTTCTAGGGTCATCAAAGCTGTCGTCTTTGAAACGATTCTG GCGAAGAAGGTTCGAGACGGCAGAGCTTTCCGGCAAGATTCGTTCGGATCAAAAAGGAGAGGAAGTTCTCTGAGTTTGGAGAGTGATGAATTGATGACCACACCTTCAGAAACTAACGCTCGTCAAGTCAGAGTCAGTTCTAGTTCGAATCCGGACTCTGCGAAACAGAGCCCAAAAAATCAAGAAGACTCTGTTAGGAAATTGAAGAAGAACGAAAAGGGTTCTTGTGAGCTTCACTCGGGAATATATTTACTTCTCATCAGCCTCGGAATCACTGTTTTCTGGGGAAGGGTACTCGCTATTCTCTTCACATCAATCTGGCTTTACTTTATCTCATGGCGTTGCGCAACTAGTAATCTCCGGCAGTCGGAAAACATGAGAAAGTGGTCGGAGGCGGAGTTAAGGGATCAGAAGAGGAGGGTCATTATGGAAGGGCTGATTGAAAGAAACCATCATCTCCACAGTAGTCAGAGAGCGCATTAA
- the LOC126800705 gene encoding transcription factor MYB30-like → MVRTPCCDERGMKKGTWTPEEDRKLIAYVTRYGCWNWRQLPKFAGLSRCGKSCRLRWLNYLRPNIKRGNYTAEEEEIIIRLHAKLGNKWSAIAAQLQGRTDNEVKNHWHTNLKKRLMMNKHKSSSVSITLDDDHDDHDEEIEVPKSSDQQKTTAAANSANAETTVDQIPEFDYLDYPELWSPQPSSSEVSSMTSDTAVAITAADYLVVEDNATSTAMESFYGDFSDNFWTEPFLADNSYNPTGFYTPFMEPEFLFPSFGGDFLYGAT, encoded by the exons ATGGTGAGAACTCCTTGCTGCGATGAAAGGGGTATGAAGAAAGGTACTTGGACACCGGAGGAAGATAGGAAGCTCATAGCTTATGTTACTAGGTACGGCTGCTGGAATTGGCGCCAACTCCCCAAGTTTGCTG GGCTTTCAAGGTGTGGGAAGAGTTGCAGACTGAGGTGGCTGAATTACTTGAGGCCGAACATCAAGAGAGGAAACTATACTGCTGAAGAAGAGGAAATAATAATCAGACTTCATGCAAAGCTGGGGAACAAATGGTCTGCAATTGCGGCACAGCTTCAGGGAAGAACTGACAATGAGGTTAAGAATCACTGGCACACAAACCTCAAAAAACGCTTAATGATGAACAAGCACAAGTCCTCCTCAGTTTCAATCACACTTGAtgatgatcatgatgatcatgatGAAGAAATAGAAGTGCCGAAATCGTCGGATCAGCAAAAGACTACTGCTGCTGCTAATTCCGCAAATGCAGAAACTACTGTTGATCAAATCCCTGAATTTGATTATCTTGATTACCCTGAACTGTGGTCACCACAACCATCATCGAGTGAGGTCTCGTCCATGACCAGCGATACTGCAGTTGCAATTACTGCCGCAGATTATTTGGTTGTCGAGGACAATGCTACTTCAACTGCCATGGAATCCTTTTATGGAGATTTCAGCGATAATTTCTGGACAGAGCCATTTCTGGCAGATAATTCCTACAACCCAACTGGTTTTTATACCCCCTTTATGGAGCCTGAGTTTTTGTTTCCATCATTTGGTGGAGATTTCTTGTACGGAGCAACATGA
- the LOC126800690 gene encoding G-type lectin S-receptor-like serine/threonine-protein kinase At2g19130, whose protein sequence is MESKQKPRFLLSLLFISICLKSNLCSGADTITANQSLSGDHTIVSAGGKFELGFFKPGNSSNYYIGMWYYKTLVSLQTIVWVANREQPVSDRFSSELRISDGNLVLFNESKLPIWSTEVRSSSGSSVHVVLLDNGNLVLRAGSESSLPLWQSFDHPAHTWLPEARIGFNKVTNITQVLTSWKNVEDPAPGLYSLELDPNGTDAYFILWNRSRQYYTTGAWDSKNKIFSLVPEMRRNYIYNFNYSKNKNESYFTYSVYDQTVSRFIMDVSGQIKQLSWLPSQQWNFFWSQPRQQCQVYAYCGAFGSCNVNSLPFCTCVKGFEPKTEVDWNLTDNSGGCKRLTMLNVANSTTSSNGKEDRFSEMPSMSLPDNAVSTDAGSTAQCEIICLSNPSCTAYAYDSSECSIWIGDLLNLQQLTGDGNGKTLYLRLAASEFKDPKSKRGLIIGVVVCSAVGIAVLLGVVVVVVLRNRYRVIGKTVEGSLVAFEYRDLQEVTKNFSEKLGGGGFGSVFKGTMPDSSVIAVKKLESVSQGEKQFRTEVSTIGTIQHVNLVRLRGFCSEGAKRLLVYDYMPNGSLDAHLFSCPSDVLNWKTRYQIALGTARGLAYLHEKCRDCIIHCDIKPENILLDAELCPKVADFGLAKLVGREFSRVLTTMRGTRGYLAPEWISGIAVTAKADVYSYGMMLFEIVSGRRNSDPSEDGKVKFFPTWAAGVITSTEESDVLSLLDPKLGRIGDVEEVIRVLRVAFWCVQDEEIHRPSMGQVVQILEGVLDVNLPSVPRSLQVFGDSQHIVFFTESSSSQSSHTPSNNTSSTSSQAKSTTSSTTSKISE, encoded by the coding sequence ATGGAGTCCAAACAAAAACCAAGGTTCTTGCTTTCCTTGTTGTTCATAAGCATATGCCTCAAGTCCAATCTCTGTTCTGGAGCTGACACCATCACAGCAAACCAGTCTCTCTCTGGTGACCACACCATTGTTTCAGCTGGTGGGAAATTTGAGCTGGGTTTCTTCAAGCCAGGTAATTCTTCAAACTATTACATAGGCATGTGGTACTACAAGACACTAGTGTCTCTTCAAACCATAGTCTGGGTGGCCAATAGGGAGCAGCCAGTCTCTGATAGGTTTTCTTCAGAATTGAGAATCTCAGATGGCAATTTGGTACTGTTTAATGAGTCCAAATTACCAATTTGGTCCACAGAGGTCAGATCAAGTTCAGGTTCTTCTGTACATGTAGTTCTTTTAGATAATGGGAACCTTGTGTTAAGAGCTGGTTCTGAATCATCTTTGCCTTTATGGCAAAGTTTTGATCATCCAGCTCATACTTGGCTTCCCGAAGCTAGAATTGGGTTCAATAAAGTTACAAACATAACCCAAGTCCTGACTTCATGGAAGAATGTTGAGGATCCTGCACCGGGTCTTTACTCTCTTGAGCTCGACCCAAATGGAACCGATGCATATTTCATACTGTGGAATAGGTCTAGGCAGTATTATACTACTGGAGCTTGGGATTCAAAGAATAAAATTTTCAGCTTGGTGCCTGAGATGAGGCGTAATTATATCTACAACTTCAACTattctaaaaacaaaaatgagagCTACTTCACCTATTCTGTTTATGATCAGACCGTATCTCGATTCATAATGGATGTATCGGGTCAGATTAAGCAACTGTCCTGGTTGCCATCTCAGCAATGGAACTTTTTTTGGTCTCAACCGAGACAACAATGTCAAGTTTATGCCTATTGTGGGGCATTTGGAAGTTGCAATGTGAACTCTTTGCCATTCTGTACATGTGTGAAGGGTTTTGAGCCGAAAACGGAGGTGGATTGGAATTTGACGGATAATTCTGGTGGCTGCAAAAGACTGACTATGCTGAATGTCGCTAACAGTACTACTAGTAGTAATGGAAAGGAAGACCGGTTTTCAGAAATGCCTAGCATGAGTTTGCCTGACAATGCAGTGTCTACAGATGCTGGGAGTACCGCGCAATGTGAAATCATCTGCTTAAGTAACCCCTCTTGCACTGCTTATGCTTATGACAGCAGTGAATGTTCAATTTGGATTGGAGATCTCTtgaatctgcaacaactcacAGGTGACGGTAATGGAAAAACTTTGTACCTCAGACTAGCAGCTTCGGAGTTTAAGGATCCGAAAAGTAAAAGGGGCTTGATTATCGGTGTTGTAGTATGTTCAGCTGTTGGGATAGCAGTCCTATTGGGCGTTGTAGTGGTTGTTGTGttgagaaatagatacagAGTGATTGGAAAAACAGTGGAGGGTTCATTGGTGGCATTTGAGTATAGAGATCTccaagaagtaacaaagaacTTCTCAGAGAAATTGGGGGGAGGAGGTTTTGGTTCTGTCTTCAAGGGCACAATGCCTGATTCATCAGTCATAGCGGTGAAGAAGCTCGAAAGTGTTAGCCAAGGAGAGAAACAATTCAGAACAGAAGTCAGCACAATTGGGACAATCCAACATGTCAATCTTGTTCGCCTTCGTGGCTTCTGCTCTGAAGGTGCCAAGAGGTTGTTGGTCTATGATTACATGCCTAATGGATCCCTGGATGCTCATCTTTTCAGTTGTCCGAGCGATGTTTTGAATTGGAAAACAAGATATCAAATTGCTCTAGGGACAGCAAGAGGGTTGGCTTATCTTCATGAGAAATGTAGAGACTGTATCATACATTGTGACATAAAGCCAGAAAACATTCTCCTCGATGCTGAACTTTGTCCCAAAGTCGCAGATTTTGGCCTAGCAAAGCTTGTTGGAAGAGAGTTCAGCCGAGTCCTTACCACAATGAGAGGCACTCGAGGCTATCTTGCACCGGAGTGGATCTCAGGAATAGCAGTCACAGCAAAAGCTGATGTTTACAGCTATGGAATGATGCTCTTCGAAATTGTTTCAGGAAGAAGAAACTCTGATCCATCTGAAGACGGCAAAGTTAAATTCTTCCCAACTTGGGCTGCCGGTGTGATTACTAGTACTGAAGAAAGCGATGTGCTGAGCCTCTTGGACCCAAAACTAGGGAGAATTGGTGATGTGGAAGAGGTCATAAGGGTTCTTAGAGTTGCTTTCTGGTGTGTCcaagatgaagagattcacAGACCATCAATGGGTCAAGTGGTGCAGATTCTGGAGGgggttttggatgtgaactTGCCCTCAGTTCCAAGATCACTCCAAGTCTTTGGAGATAGCCAGCACATAGTTTTCTTCACCGAATCATCTTCAAGCCAAAGCTCACATACACCAAGCAATAACACATCATCAACTTCATCTCAGGCCAAAAGCACTACATCTTCAACTACCTCCAAGATATCTGAATAG
- the LOC126800689 gene encoding uncharacterized protein LOC126800689, which yields MSQRIGNSEPNFLSLAPSFRGGDMNTRWVEKLSPNSVRLGSPSASDGFWDSEPKPLALSTGICDGSFDEKGKKWVGKSFKNRPSVASLSALHENRNEPDPLPLRTESPDGSITEKKKWKNVKKWAGKSPQSSGSVASLSVLNGNKVSKDSAVQISDTKNSLSVGMQSSDDCSMISKQGSAELSSTTVVEDIVVQCSKQVEHETSKNRSYTGSTHNGKENRNFGWNRRQYNAREAHANWGNKPSYRNGVKDINSEEDRFGVVHCSLANDAILRSPMISSGYNNGKENRNFGWNRRQYNAREGHVNWGKKSSYRNGVKDVNPADNRFWTEQNSSANNAVSPNWSYSSGHNNTAYAYRKRFVPPRQLDTSSQGVAPPKRLNVTLFVSVKGQTEGLENDSGNLVERSTDSLKPVNCNVKKSPCSYEANFSEWHAKCVSCHIELSQGCSHVRDCKKDAAGTNGKQTAGHGVRHYSNPTSLYTKLSTQGLMNDIQKHEFRKIPSMEYEFGKSEHASVDGIPFCHTDHKLEKDTSGTNLMQRTAIGTKELRPVDKISSASISNELNLLLDSSRQLNNSHLGGTRISCHRPNSYDDPKIYPSAAKQLSNDAEFRGPKDTEKFLIGSHMGMKNLSDAYQIQLASETVQLAMGCPLAEFETFIHSAAPVICSSCVHDQYSGLLGTHPSQSLLGKPQIPNVSLHSVWNWYEIPGNYGLDVKAICPKTLTGLPRDSMLSRSYFAPSLSAIQLFRPHIPGCKRLFSNSLEAVQLNHICVGSVDVALHDRSCVQSLDWSPVLSSDPELIFEFFEVELPHHRRPFYNKILELIGAGTSNPLVFGDPSKLGTLNLRDLHPASWFSVAWYPIYQIPEGHLHASFLTYHSLGHFVQGPGSTVAQGCITFPVLGLQSYNSRDECWFEPKVPSSEESTSFDTTGILIKRLRTLDENAMHFARGWVYKDKVMVQNRHPDYEFFTSRKARYK from the exons ATGAGTCAAAGAATTGGGAATTCTGAACCCAATTTCTTGTCTTTAGCGCCCAGTTTTCGTGGTGGAGATATGAACACCAGGTGGGTTGAGAAGTTGTCTCCAAACAGTGTTAGACTAGGCTCTCCATCTGCATCAGATGGGTTTTGGGATTCTGAACCCAAGCCTTTAGCTTTAAGCACCGGAATTTGTGATGGAAGTTTTGATGAGAAAGGCAAGAAGTGGGTGGGGAAGTCATTTAAGAACAGACCTAGTGTGGCTTCTCTATCTGCATTACATGAGAATCGGAATGAACCTGATCCTCTGCCTTTGAGGACCGAGTCTCCTGATGGAAGTATTACTGAGAAAAAGAAGTGGAAGAATGTGAAGAAGTGGGCAGGGAAGTCGCCACAGAGCAGTGGTAGTGTGGCCTCTCTGTCTGTGTTAAATGGGAACAAGGTTTCCAAAGATTCAGCAGTCCAAATTTCTGATACAAAGAACAGCTTATCAGTTGGAATGCAGAGTTCTGATGACTGTTCAATGATAAGCAAGCAAGGGTCTGCTGAATTAAGCAGTACTACTGTTGTTGAGGATATTGTAGTTCAATGTAGCAAACAGGTTGAACATGAAACTTCCAAGAATCGAAGCTACACAGGTAGCACTCAcaatggaaaagaaaatagGAATTTTGGTTGGAACAGGAGGCAGTACAATGCTAGAGAAGCACATGCGAACTGGGGTAACAAACCAAGTTACCGAAATGGTGTGAAAGATATTAACTCGGAAGAGGATCGTTTTGGGGTTGTTCATTGTTCATTAGCCAATGATGCTATCTTACGTTCTCCAATGATCTCCTCTGGATACAAcaatggaaaagaaaatagGAATTTTGGTTGGAACAGGAGGCAGTACAATGCTAGAGAAGGACATGTAAATTGGGGGAAAAAATCAAGTTATAGAAATGGTGTGAAAGATGTTAACCCAGCAGATAATCGTTTTTGGACAGAGCAGAATTCTTCAGCCAATAATGCTGTCTCGCCTAATTGGTCGTATTCCTCTGGACACAATAATACTGCTTATGCATATAGGAAAAGGTTTGTTCCTCCAAGACAATTGGACACATCATCACAGGGGGTTGCTCCTCCAAAGAGATTGAATGTGACACTCTTTGTTTCAGTAAAAGGTCAAACAGAAGGCTTGGAAAATGACTCTGGAAACTTAGTGGAAAGATCAACTGATTCACTTAAGCCTGTGAATTGCAATGTGAAAAAATCACCCTGCAGTTATGAAGCAAACTTCTCCGAGTGGCATGCTAAGTGTGTTTCATGCCATATAGAATTGTCACAGGGTTGTTCTCATGTGCGCGATTGCAAGAAGGATGCTGCAGGAACAAATGGCAAGCAGACGGCAGGCCATGGTGTTCGACACTATTCAAACCCAACTTCTCTGTATACTAAATTGTCTACTCAGGGGTTGATGAATGATATTCAGAAACACGAATTCAGGAAGATACCAAGCATGGAATATGAGTTTGGTAAGTCAGAGCATGCATCTGTGGATGGTATACCATTCTGTCATACTGATCATAAACTTGAGAAAGACACTTCTGGAACAAACCTTATGCAGCGTACAGCTATTGGTACAAAAGAGTTGAGGCCAGTggacaaaatttcatctgctAGTATCTCCAATGAGTTAAATCTCTTACTAGATTCAAGCAGGCAGTTAAATAATAGCCATCTGGGAGGAACCAGAATATCCTGCCATCGACCAAATTCTTATGATGATCCAAAGATTTATCCGTCTGCTGCCAAACAACTTAGTAATGATGCAGAGTTTAGAGGACCAAAAGACACTGAAAAGTTCCTGATTGGTTCACATATGGGGATGAAAAATTTATCTGATGCTTACCAAATACAATTAGCATCTGAAACTGTTCAGCTTGCAATGGGTTGTCCACTTGCAGAGTTTGAAACGTTCATCCACAGCGCTGCTCCTGTTATTTGTTCTTCGTGTGTACATGATCAATATTCTGGTTTGTTGGGTACTCACCCATCTCAAAGTTTACTAGGCAAGCCCCAGATACCAAATGTATCACTTCACAGTGTTTGGAACTGGTATGAGATACCAGGGAACTATGGGTTGGATGTCAAGGCAATTTGTCCGAAAACCCTCACTGGGCTTCCACGTGATTCAATGTTATCCCGATCTTATTTTGCTCCTTCCCTTTCTGCTATTCAGCTGTTTAGACCACACATCCCTGGTTGCAAAAGATTATTTTCCAATTCATTGGAAGCAGTACAGCTGAATCATATATGTGTCGGTTCAGTTGATGTTGCACTACATGATAGAAGTTGCGTTCAAAGTCTAGATTGGTCACCTGTCCTCTCCTCTGATCCTGAGCTCATATTTGAGTTTTTTGAGGTTGAGCTGCCACATCACAGGAGGCCTTTCTATAACAA AATTCTGGAGTTGATTGGGGCTGGAACTTCTAATCCTCTCGTATTTGGTGACCCATCAAAGCTTGGTACTCTGAATTTGCGTGATTTACACCCTGCATCTTG GTTCTCGGTGGCCTGGTATCCAATATATCAAATTCCAGAAGGGCATCTCCATGCTTCATTCTTGACTTACCATTCACTTGGACATTTTGTGCAGGGACCTGGTTCCACTGTTGCTCAAGGTTGCATTACCTTCCCTGTGTTAGGCTTGCAAAGCTACAATTCACGG gatgAATGCTGGTTTGAACCCAAAGTACCTTCTTCAGAAGAATCAACATCTTTTGACACCACAGGAATTCTCATAAAAAGGCTCAGGACGTTGGATGAAAATGCCATGCATTTTGCTAGAGGCTGGGTTTACAAGGATAAGGTCATGGTGCAGAACAGACATCCAGATTACGAGTTCTTCACTTCTCGAAAAGCACGTTACAAATAG